From the Sebastes fasciatus isolate fSebFas1 chromosome 3, fSebFas1.pri, whole genome shotgun sequence genome, one window contains:
- the ndufaf5 gene encoding arginine-hydroxylase NDUFAF5, mitochondrial, with translation MSSGVCRRVLRAAGSCPAASSGSWSRSRSWILSSSCRLRTWPSSEPRRGVSVSGSGTTVNVFNREMKKSQKNWAATLQDGHQYDYLRDEVGSRVADRVYDIARTFPLALDIGGGKSHIAEHLSKDFVERLFLTDVSEKTLKQRRKSEIPTACVLADEEFLPFKENTFDLVVSSLSLHWINDLPGALRQIHQVLKPDGVFIGAMVGGETLYELRCSLQLAETEREGGFSPHVSPYTAVTDLGNLLGRSGFTMLTVDIDEVQVHYPGIIEVMTDLQGMGESNCAWNRRLLLHRDTILAAAAIYKEMYGNEDGSIPATFEILYMIGWKPHDSQAKPAKRGSANVSFGDLSKISQPTNSNKP, from the exons ATGAGCAGCGGGGTGTGTCGCAGAGTCCTGCGGGCAGCCGGCTCCTGTCCTGCGGCCTCCTCAGGCAGCTGGAGCCGGAGCCGGAGCTGGATCCTGTCCTCCAGCTGCAGACTGCGGACCTGGCCAAGCTCTGAACCCCGAAGAGGAGTGTCTGTGTCCGGCAGTGGAACCACCGTGAATGTGTTCAACAGGGAGATGAAGAAGAGCCAGAAGAACTGGGCAGCAACACTGCAGGACGGACACCAGTACGACTACCTGAGGGACGAG GTTGGCAGTCGAGTGGCAGATCGGGTCTACGACATAGCGAG GACGTTTCCTCTGGCTCTGGACATCGGTGGTGGGAAAAGTCACATTGCAGAGCATTTAAGCAAG GATTTTGTGGAGCGTTTGTTCCTGACAGACGTCTCAGAGAAAACTCTG AAACAGAGAAGAAAGAGCGAGATCCCGACTGCTTGTGTTCTCGCTGACGAGGAGTTTCTGCCATTTAAAGAAAACACCTTTGACCTGGTGGTGAGCAGCTTGAG TCTGCACTGGATTAACGACCTGCCTGGAGCTCTCAGACAG atcCACCAGGTTCTGAAGCCAGACGGGGTGTTCATCGGGGCGATGGTGGGCGGGGAGACCCTGTACGAGCTGCGGTGCTCCCTCCAGCTCGCCGAGAccgagagggagggaggattcTCCCCCCACGTCTCTCCCTACACCGCCGTCACAGACCTGGGCAACCTGCTGGGCCGGTCCGGCTTCACCATGCTCACCGTG gACATTGATGAAGTTCAGGTTCACTATCCAGGAATCATTGAAGTCATGACCGACCTACAAG GTATGGGTGAGAGTAACTGTGCCTGGAACAGGAGATTGCTGTTGCACAGAGACACCatattagcagcagcagcgattTATAAAG AGATGTACGGTAACGAGGACGGGTCCATCCCTGCTACCTTCGAGATCCTCTACATGATTGGCTGGAAGCCTCATGACTCTCAG GCCAAACCAGCGAAGCGAGGCTCAGCTAACGTGTCGTTTGGGGATTTGTCAAAGATCAGCCAGCCGACCAACTCAAACAAGCCATAG